A region from the Xenopus laevis strain J_2021 chromosome 4S, Xenopus_laevis_v10.1, whole genome shotgun sequence genome encodes:
- the LOC121403711 gene encoding extended synaptotagmin-2-like, whose translation MQQIFPYLMSPHCMFYPQILFSDLPGQEIEFEVLDKNVQRDDSLGSCKIAVPHVLKKKFIDKWIRLDNVKSGELHIKVETLKLFSDRDKLEKC comes from the exons ATGCAGCAGATATTCCCGTATCTAATGTCACCTCATTGTATGTTTTATCCCCAGATATTATTTTCAGATTTACCAGGGCAGGAGATTGAATTTGAGGTTCTGGACAAAAATGTTCAGAGAGATGATTCACTGGGCAG CTGTAAAATTGCAGTTCCACATGTGCTAAAGAAGAAATTCATtgataag TGGATCCGGTTGGACAATGTGAAGTCTGGGGAGCTCCATATCAAGGTGGAAACTCTCAAACTCTTTTCAGACCGTGACAAGCTGGAGAA GTGTTAA
- the LOC121403710 gene encoding extended synaptotagmin-3-like has product MTDQNIFLNNFSYTKWIITLLLGFSAGVLDVSFFYIIMGIVMWILYRCWKPSTEPSAIKCQDKAKEQAKVPHKVTDREFERLRYLQVLVNNSWPYITKYLEKLLRWRIQPLIRSRFKYLTNFHFFDIDFGNKAPQVTHMRVQSDPEKKQILLDLKISLNAAVMVNVGISKTIMAGVKSVKLEGTLRIILAPLIPDVPFTEAVNIYFPRRPVLHLQWTGLTNLLNIPGLHTMTERMIVDQIANFMVAPKFFTQPLAANFDMKNLPFADPWVRTSISLSRLWAPVPLCFPVQTGRIVQGPLRTPTTTPAHAQKELHHRCTKGAAHTCTKSCAQRTSDRIRSKKSRLQTTSSPRNQTLL; this is encoded by the exons atgaccgatcaaaatatatttttaaataatttttcatataCAAAATGGATCATTACCCTATTATTAGGCTTCTCTGCGGGAGTTTTGGAcgtcagctttttttatataattatgggAATAGTGATGTGGATCTTGTACAGATGCTGGAAGCCAAGTACTGAGCCATCAGCAATAAAGTGTCAGGACAAAGCCAAGGAACAGGCAAAGGTCCCACACAAG GTCACTGACCGAGAGTTTGAGAGACTCCGGTACCTGCAAGTG TTAGTGAACAATTCGTGGCCGTACATAAcaaaatatctggagaaattACTAAGATGGAGAATTCAGCCGCTGATCAGATCCCGATTTAAATATTTAACCAATTTTCACTTCTTTGATATTGATTTTGGCAATAAG GCTCCACAGGTGACTCACATGAGAGTTCAGTCTGATCCAGAGAAGAAGCAGATTCTCCTGGATCTCAAAATCAG TCTCAACGCAGCGGTGATGGTTAATGTTGGAATATCTAAGACTATCATGGCCGGAGTGAAGTCTGTGAAG CTGGAGGGAACATTACGAATAATTCTGGCTCCGCTGATACCAGACGTGCCCTTTACTGAAGCCGTGAACATTTACTTCCCTCGGCGGCCG gtgttaCATCTACAGTGGACAGGACTCACCAACCTGCTTAATATTCCCGGTCTTCA CACCATGACAGAAAGAATGATTGTGGATCAAATTGCCAACTTCATGGTTGCGCCAAAATTTTTCACTCAGCCCCTGGCAGCCAACTTTGACATGAAAAATCTGCCCTTCGCGGATCCCTGGGTAAGAACCAGTATTTCTCTTTCACGACTGTGGGCTCCTGTCCCCCTCTGTTTCCCTGTACAGACTGGTCGgattgtccagggccccctccggacCCCTACCACTACGCCCGCACATGCGCAAAAGGAGCTGCACCATAGATGCACAAAAGGAGCTGCCCACACATGCACAAAAAGCTGCGCAC AACGCACTTCGGATCGTATTAGAAGCAAGAAATCTCGTTTGCAAACGACTTCTTCTCCAAGAAATCAGACCCTTTTGTAG